In the genome of Brachypodium distachyon strain Bd21 chromosome 3, Brachypodium_distachyon_v3.0, whole genome shotgun sequence, the window GACGAACCAGAAACTAACTGTGTTTGGCTATCTGGCTTCTTCTGTTGAATGATCCGTTGCATTGTGAATTAACATGGTTATCTGGTGGCTAGCTGAGAGTTTCCTGCTTTACTTGCATAGACGTTATTGTTTCTGGAAAATACGGTCATCCGACTCAAACGGAAAAAGCAGAGTATCCGGGAAAATTCAGTACAAAACCGTGGATGGGTGTCCGACTCCGACAACGCCATTGCCGTGTCGGATCATTGCACGGAGCGCTTTCTGTCGAATACCAAGCCAAATCCGACGGCCAGGGATGGCTCCCACGTCACGCTGGTGGCCAGTCAGTTCCTGCTTCCGGCACACGCAGCGAGaaaggatgagcacaccatgGCACACTCCTCGCGCCCGGCCAAAAACTCCTATAAAGCCagcgccagcggcgccgcctcccttTCCCACGCCCAGAAGCAGCCCACCGCCATGGCCACCTCCtcgcgagctcctcctcctctgctgctgctcctctgtCTCGTGCTTCTTCTCGTCGTCGCgcccgctgcggcggcggcggcggcggggtgcgACTGCGGCGCGAATAATGCGGGGGCGGAGCTggccggagaggaggaagaagggaccgcggcggcggcggcggcgctgcggctgAAGTTCACCGCCATCGCGTCGATCCTGGCGTCGGGCGCGGCCGGGGTGCTGGTCCCGGTTCTGGGCCGGTCCTGGGCCTTGCTGCGGGCCGACGGGGACGTCTTCTTCGCCGTCAAGGCCTTCGCCGCGGGGGTCATCCTCGCCACCGGCATGGTCCACATCCTGCCCGCCGCCTTCGACGCGCTCGCCTCGGCCTCCAGGTTCCCCTTCGCCGGCCtcgtcgccatggccgccgccatgctcacCATGGTCGTCgactccctcgccgccgggtACTACCGCCGCTCCCACTTCAGGAAGCCCCGCcccgtcgacgacgacggccgcgccgccgccggagccggggcaggagaagacgaggaggagcgccaCGCGGGGCACCTGCACGTGCACACGCACGCCACGCACGGCCACGCCCATGGCCACGTGCACTCGCACGGCCATGGCCACGGCGGTGCCGACTCGCCGGAGGAGGCTTCGGCGGCTGAAACCATCCGCCACAGAGTGGTCTCTCAGGTGAGCACATGCCCCTTACCAATATTTACTTACTCCGTAATTCAAATGAATTTCTTGCATGCCAGAAATAAACACAGTTTAAAAATGTCTGAATTTGTTCGCTGGAACAGCACCTGGTAGTTCAAATTGATTTCAGACTCGTGATGTTACCAAGATAAATTACAGTATCTGATACTTGAAATTCGACATCAGCGAGCTCAAATTCCCCACTTCTTGAGTCAGTAAACATCAACGAACTGAGAAAATTTTAAGCTTTTTACGAGCTTCTCGCAGTGCTTAG includes:
- the LOC100827894 gene encoding zinc transporter 4; amino-acid sequence: MAHSSRPAKNSYKASASGAASLSHAQKQPTAMATSSRAPPPLLLLLCLVLLLVVAPAAAAAAAGCDCGANNAGAELAGEEEEGTAAAAAALRLKFTAIASILASGAAGVLVPVLGRSWALLRADGDVFFAVKAFAAGVILATGMVHILPAAFDALASASRFPFAGLVAMAAAMLTMVVDSLAAGYYRRSHFRKPRPVDDDGRAAAGAGAGEDEEERHAGHLHVHTHATHGHAHGHVHSHGHGHGGADSPEEASAAETIRHRVVSQVLELGILVHSVIIGVSLGASLRPTTIRPLVGALSFHQFFEGIGLGGCIVQAKFKAKATVLMATFFSFTAPIGIALGIAITSSYSKHSSTALVVEGVFNSAAAGILIYMSLVDLLAADFNNPKLQTNTKLQLATYLALFLGAGLMSLLAKWA